The DNA region CCAATCGCACGTTCGCCCACGGCTACGACCAGGCGCAATGGGCAATGGGGCCGGATCAATATGACGGATGACGGCGGGCACCTTGCACCGAACCCTCTTCCGCAACGCCAGCCTTGAGCCGACATGCTTCCCTCACAGCGCGATCTATTCGATGTCCCCCGCGACGTCTGCTACCTGAATTCGGCGTCCTATAGCCCACTGCCGCGGCAAACGCTGGAGGCCGGCCGCGCCGCGGTGGCGCGGAAGGGCCAGCCCTGGACGCTCGATGCGGGTTTCGCCAGCCGTCAGTATGAGCGCGCCCGCATCGCGGCGGCGCGGCTGATCAATGCCGATGCGGACGACATCGCGCTGATCCCGGCGATCAGCTATGGCGTCGCGACAATGGCAAAGGTGTTGACGATTCCGCGCGGCAGTCGCGCCATCGTGCTGGAGAACGATCATTCCTCGCCGGTGCTGGAATGGCATGCCCGCGCCGAAGCACATGGCTTCATCGTCGAGACCGTGCGCCAGCCCGCCGACGGTGACTGGACTGCGGCGGTATTGGCCGCGATCGAGCGCCCCGGCGCAGCGCCGGTCGGGCTTGCCTCGATCTCGTCGGTGCATTGGTCGGATGGCGGCATGATCGACGTCGACCAGGTGCAGGCGGCGCTGAAGCGGCACGGCGCGCTGTTCGTGATCGACGCGACCCAGAGTGCGGGCGTCGTCGCGATGGACGTCAAGGCGCTCGATCCCGACGCGGTGCTTTTTCCAACCTACAAATGGCTGGTCGGCCCCTACGGCCGAGCCTTCCTCTACGTCGCAAAGCGCCACCACAACGGCGTGCCGCTGGAGCAGACGTCCGCCGGCCGCCGCAACGTCAACTCCGAAAATGCGGTCTATTTCGGCGATCTCGGCTATGTCGACAATGCCCGGCGTTACGACATGGGCGAGCGCGATTATTTCATCTCGCTGGAGATGGCCTCGATCGGCATGGAGATGATGGCGGAATGGGGCACCGCCGCGGTCCGCGCGCGGCTTGCGATGCTGACGCAGCGGATCGCCGACGGCGTGCGCGATCTCGGTCTCAACGTGCTGGAGCGTAACTTGCGCGCGCCGCACATCCTGAGCCTCGGCATGACCGGTGGCGTGCCGAAAGACCTGATCGCACGCCTTGCCGCCGAGAACATTTACGTGGCGTTGCGCCTCGGCCGCATGCGCATCTCGCCGCATGT from Bradyrhizobium genosp. L includes:
- a CDS encoding aminotransferase class V-fold PLP-dependent enzyme; protein product: MLPSQRDLFDVPRDVCYLNSASYSPLPRQTLEAGRAAVARKGQPWTLDAGFASRQYERARIAAARLINADADDIALIPAISYGVATMAKVLTIPRGSRAIVLENDHSSPVLEWHARAEAHGFIVETVRQPADGDWTAAVLAAIERPGAAPVGLASISSVHWSDGGMIDVDQVQAALKRHGALFVIDATQSAGVVAMDVKALDPDAVLFPTYKWLVGPYGRAFLYVAKRHHNGVPLEQTSAGRRNVNSENAVYFGDLGYVDNARRYDMGERDYFISLEMASIGMEMMAEWGTAAVRARLAMLTQRIADGVRDLGLNVLERNLRAPHILSLGMTGGVPKDLIARLAAENIYVALRLGRMRISPHVFNDEADADRFVAVLTQKLRS